The Caulifigura coniformis genome includes a region encoding these proteins:
- a CDS encoding DUF1207 domain-containing protein, which yields MPHGQDLRSLDGDERRRHSGREVIAWLMLSSLIVMPSSTFADDSRPHERHDWVRALSDGDEFWTSQVLPKGLIHRSYWAGLHEPRLGVQVFSEHGGASYWDPTLGARVGLFRYGNDDPLRPQGWQLDVEAAAMARLTLDDMRDLDSVDFRGGLPLTYGIDDWQFKFGYYHLSSHLGDEYAIRTPGSLDKRVNYVRDAVQLGVSHYPVDSMRLYAEAAYAFFREGGADPWELQFGTELSKAGVTGPEGTPFLAVHAHLREEHDFGGDVTTEAGWLWREQTGHVLRVGGFYFNGKSSQYQFYDDSQQLVGAGLWYDF from the coding sequence ATGCCACACGGCCAAGACTTGAGGAGTCTCGACGGCGACGAGCGTCGTCGTCACTCCGGCCGCGAAGTGATCGCGTGGTTGATGCTTTCGTCGCTGATCGTGATGCCCTCCAGCACGTTCGCAGACGATTCTCGGCCCCATGAACGACACGACTGGGTGCGGGCACTGAGTGACGGCGATGAGTTCTGGACCTCTCAGGTTCTGCCCAAGGGGTTGATCCATCGGTCGTACTGGGCCGGTCTGCATGAGCCGCGCCTCGGCGTTCAAGTCTTCTCCGAGCACGGGGGCGCCTCGTACTGGGATCCGACTCTCGGTGCCCGCGTGGGACTCTTTCGCTACGGCAATGATGACCCGCTGCGACCACAGGGCTGGCAGCTCGATGTCGAAGCAGCCGCCATGGCGCGGCTGACCCTCGACGACATGCGGGATCTCGACTCCGTGGACTTCCGCGGAGGCCTGCCGCTGACGTACGGCATCGACGACTGGCAGTTCAAGTTCGGGTATTACCACCTCAGTTCGCACCTCGGCGACGAATACGCCATCCGCACTCCCGGCAGCCTCGACAAACGCGTCAACTACGTTCGCGACGCGGTGCAACTGGGTGTGTCGCACTACCCGGTGGATTCCATGCGGCTGTACGCCGAGGCCGCCTATGCCTTCTTTCGGGAGGGTGGCGCCGACCCCTGGGAGCTCCAGTTCGGAACGGAGCTTTCCAAGGCCGGCGTCACAGGGCCGGAAGGAACGCCCTTTCTCGCGGTTCACGCCCACCTGCGGGAGGAGCACGACTTCGGCGGCGACGTCACGACGGAGGCGGGCTGGCTTTGGCGCGAACAGACCGGGCACGTGTTGCGTGTGGGCGGCTTTTACTTCAACGGCAAGTCGAGCCAGTACCAGTTCTATGACGACTCCCAGCAACTTGTCGGTGCTGGACTGTGGTACGACTTCTGA
- a CDS encoding DUF6268 family outer membrane beta-barrel protein — protein MGASPPLNEEEPLGDETAFETSLDAPDVLRANADSILDNGTLAEGRTFEPEHVFEGGVGQFAPDERAGRGTPADGPGGSGDGPGGPGGPGGPGDEPGYEFLWYPSAGVKGQTGDLQIVRNRLGVDIPVWFEGADAVMMSLVVDETHFSGNAVLPDSLRRFPSDLWNITLGVKHMHQFENGWSSMLMADIGSPSDKPFDSLKELSCQLGGFLVIPVQDGRDSWMLGVMYSPSGSPNFPIPLLAYNWNPSETFHMNIGLPFDMTWQATEDLHFKLSYLPLLNIDGLATYALTERTRAYGGYQYATDTYFLSDRTDRQDLFYAIEQRLVFGVKHDFRKNMTFDVSAGYAFDRHYGEGDDQQNLHDKVKLEPGAFVGARLTWNL, from the coding sequence ATGGGTGCCTCACCTCCTTTGAACGAGGAGGAACCGCTCGGGGACGAAACTGCATTTGAGACAAGTCTCGACGCTCCCGACGTGCTCCGGGCGAACGCGGACTCGATCCTGGACAACGGCACACTCGCGGAAGGCCGCACGTTCGAACCCGAGCATGTGTTTGAAGGTGGAGTGGGACAGTTCGCCCCGGACGAAAGAGCGGGGCGAGGAACACCGGCCGACGGACCGGGAGGTTCCGGTGACGGTCCTGGCGGACCCGGTGGACCGGGGGGGCCCGGCGACGAGCCGGGATATGAGTTCCTCTGGTATCCATCGGCCGGGGTGAAAGGTCAGACGGGCGACCTGCAGATCGTCCGGAATCGACTCGGTGTCGACATCCCCGTGTGGTTCGAAGGGGCCGATGCCGTGATGATGAGCCTCGTCGTTGACGAAACCCACTTCTCCGGCAATGCCGTCCTTCCCGACTCGCTCCGCCGGTTTCCGTCCGATCTTTGGAACATCACGCTCGGCGTGAAACACATGCACCAGTTCGAGAACGGCTGGTCGAGCATGTTGATGGCCGACATCGGCTCGCCCAGCGACAAGCCGTTTGATTCGCTGAAGGAACTGAGCTGTCAGCTCGGGGGCTTTCTGGTCATTCCTGTTCAGGACGGCCGGGATTCGTGGATGCTGGGGGTGATGTACTCGCCATCAGGGTCGCCGAACTTCCCCATTCCCCTGCTGGCGTACAACTGGAATCCGTCGGAGACGTTTCACATGAATATCGGTCTGCCGTTCGACATGACCTGGCAGGCCACTGAAGACCTTCACTTCAAGCTGTCGTACCTGCCGCTCCTGAATATCGACGGCCTTGCGACCTACGCACTGACCGAGCGGACCCGCGCCTACGGCGGTTACCAGTACGCCACCGACACCTACTTTCTGTCCGACCGAACGGACCGGCAGGATCTGTTCTACGCCATCGAGCAGCGGCTGGTCTTCGGCGTAAAGCATGACTTCCGGAAGAATATGACGTTCGACGTAAGCGCCGGATACGCGTTCGACCGCCACTACGGTGAAGGTGACGACCAGCAGAACCTTCACGACAAGGTGAAACTCGAGCCCGGTGCATTCGTCGGCGCGAGGCTGACATGGAACCTCTAG
- a CDS encoding response regulator, giving the protein MSESVDCRVLLVEDDRELASMVADFLAPHGFAVAIERRGDLAVERMRSEPHDAVILDVNLPEMDGFTVCRTMRSCFQGPILILTARGDEVDEVVGLEVGADDYLAKPVRPRVLLARLRAHLRKAVVQNGDTSANRISVGELLIDAGRRVVELAGQEVNLTSAEFELLWLLAEKVGQVVSRNEIYKKIHGIPYDGLDRSIDLRISRIRKKLGDDPVNPQRIKVVRSIGYMLSEAR; this is encoded by the coding sequence ATGAGTGAATCCGTCGACTGCCGTGTCCTGCTGGTAGAAGATGACCGTGAGTTGGCATCAATGGTCGCTGACTTCCTGGCACCCCATGGATTCGCCGTGGCCATCGAGCGGCGCGGCGATCTGGCGGTTGAGCGGATGCGATCTGAGCCTCACGACGCCGTTATTCTCGACGTCAACCTGCCGGAGATGGACGGATTCACGGTGTGCCGGACGATGCGGTCCTGCTTTCAGGGGCCGATCCTGATCCTCACGGCCCGCGGCGACGAAGTTGATGAAGTCGTCGGTCTCGAAGTCGGAGCGGACGACTACCTCGCCAAACCGGTTCGGCCGCGCGTCCTGCTGGCACGTCTCCGTGCCCACCTGCGCAAGGCGGTCGTGCAGAACGGCGACACCTCCGCGAACCGGATTTCAGTTGGAGAGTTGTTGATCGACGCCGGGCGGCGCGTCGTCGAGCTGGCCGGCCAGGAGGTCAACTTGACTTCCGCCGAGTTCGAACTCCTGTGGCTGTTGGCAGAGAAAGTCGGACAGGTCGTCAGTCGAAACGAGATCTACAAGAAGATTCACGGCATTCCGTATGACGGACTCGATCGGTCGATCGACCTGCGCATCTCGCGAATACGGAAAAAGCTGGGCGACGATCCGGTGAACCCGCAGCGCATCAAGGTTGTCCGGAGCATCGGCTACATGCTCTCCGAAGCCCGGTGA